From the Methanobacterium spitsbergense genome, one window contains:
- a CDS encoding glutamate synthase-related protein: protein MKQILLTNPEACDGCNDCIDACSNVNGESSLFLHKMTKGYHAIVCQQCINPSCMKGCFRDAIYRENGVVKIDQDRCVGCRLCMLMCPIGSISCTEDEILKCEQQCMDKGGKIACVESCKSGCLDLVDVKDFANGLQRGFEIDKNINGNYFRPGSPSGELAANTEGLCVFCGTCEIVCPTDAIEIVGDHAEIDRSKCMMCGSCTAACPVLLPSGAGSIWDPRTIADIRYTSKAGKYVLRGFGTERKLPNFDDIIILPAQASISPVDKYRESCNTKVVLGAKNAAEPLVLETPIMIAGMSFGALSAECKLGLAKGSSMVGSCANTGEGGMLPDEREYADKLIVQYSSGRFGVSTDYLNCADAIEVKIGQGAKPGMGGHLLAEKVSPEVAKIRGIPMGTDALSPARFLDATREGDLAKHIELLREVTDWRIPIIVKLGPGRVDEDVKIVAEAGADIISVDGMEGGTGAAPEVVIEHTGIPTLAALSQAVRGLEEIGMKGNVDIIITGGIRSGADVAKAMAMGADAAYIGTGAMIAMGCRACRMCYTGKCPVGVATQDPLLRKRLDIDLGAIRVANYIKSLTEETKMLAQLTGHNDIKKFSRDDLRTINMSTAQITGLKLVGT from the coding sequence ATGAAACAAATACTTTTAACTAATCCTGAAGCCTGTGACGGATGTAACGACTGTATAGATGCATGTTCAAATGTAAACGGCGAAAGTAGCCTTTTCTTACACAAGATGACAAAGGGATATCATGCTATTGTTTGCCAGCAATGTATAAACCCTTCTTGTATGAAGGGATGTTTCAGAGATGCGATATATCGGGAAAATGGTGTGGTAAAAATTGATCAGGACAGGTGTGTTGGTTGTAGACTTTGTATGCTTATGTGTCCTATTGGAAGTATCAGCTGTACCGAAGATGAGATTCTTAAATGTGAACAGCAGTGCATGGACAAAGGAGGAAAAATAGCATGTGTTGAGTCATGTAAATCCGGATGCTTAGATCTTGTTGATGTTAAGGATTTTGCAAATGGCCTTCAAAGAGGGTTTGAAATCGATAAAAACATTAATGGAAATTATTTTAGGCCAGGATCTCCTTCAGGTGAGCTAGCAGCCAATACTGAAGGTTTGTGTGTATTTTGTGGGACTTGTGAAATAGTATGTCCAACTGATGCAATAGAAATAGTTGGAGATCATGCTGAAATTGACAGAAGTAAATGTATGATGTGTGGTTCATGTACTGCAGCATGTCCTGTTCTATTACCAAGTGGTGCTGGAAGTATATGGGATCCTAGAACTATAGCTGATATAAGATACACTTCAAAAGCAGGTAAATATGTTTTAAGAGGGTTTGGTACTGAAAGAAAGCTACCTAATTTTGATGATATCATAATACTTCCTGCACAAGCTTCAATTTCGCCTGTCGATAAATACAGAGAATCTTGCAATACTAAGGTAGTTCTAGGAGCCAAAAATGCTGCTGAACCACTTGTACTTGAAACACCAATAATGATAGCGGGCATGTCATTTGGAGCCCTCAGTGCAGAATGTAAATTGGGACTTGCCAAGGGTTCGTCAATGGTTGGATCATGTGCTAACACTGGTGAGGGAGGAATGCTTCCAGATGAAAGGGAATACGCCGATAAACTGATAGTTCAATACTCCTCTGGAAGATTTGGTGTTTCAACAGATTATCTGAACTGTGCCGATGCAATAGAAGTTAAAATAGGTCAAGGTGCAAAACCGGGTATGGGGGGACATTTGCTGGCTGAAAAAGTCAGCCCAGAGGTTGCTAAAATTCGGGGAATTCCTATGGGAACAGATGCACTCAGCCCAGCACGCTTCCTTGATGCTACCCGTGAAGGTGATCTTGCAAAGCATATCGAACTTTTGAGGGAAGTAACAGATTGGAGAATTCCTATAATTGTCAAATTAGGACCAGGAAGGGTTGATGAAGATGTTAAAATAGTTGCTGAAGCTGGTGCAGATATAATATCTGTTGACGGAATGGAAGGTGGAACTGGAGCTGCTCCTGAAGTTGTTATTGAACACACGGGTATTCCAACACTTGCAGCACTTTCACAGGCTGTAAGAGGTCTTGAAGAGATAGGAATGAAGGGAAATGTGGATATCATAATAACCGGCGGTATTAGAAGTGGGGCAGATGTAGCAAAGGCTATGGCAATGGGTGCAGATGCTGCTTACATTGGAACTGGAGCAATGATTGCAATGGGATGCCGTGCATGCCGAATGTGTTATACTGGAAAATGCCCAGTGGGTGTTGCTACGCAAGATCCATTATTAAGGAAAAGATTGGATATTGATCTTGGGGCCATAAGGGTTGCTAACTACATTAAATCACTCACAGAGGAGACTAAGATGTTAGCTCAGCTTACTGGGCATAATGACATTAAAAAATTCTCAAGAGATGACTTAAGGACTATAAATATGAGTACTGCCCAAATTACGGGCTTAAAGTTGGTTGGAACCTAA
- a CDS encoding ArsR family transcriptional regulator has protein sequence MKMLITNLEGQCLFDVSIETQTEGLITLHEGKHKKTELEDYLKGGEIKIESTDPCETCEKIAEIIKGAKKHGKVFIAFDGKGLGPLLNFVANRVGVDGIFTCYKNKVVRIPMLTLDLSATKIDILKNLFQEDLTALQIVEKVKISRAMVYKHIKQLLQLGLVERSQFYEKYAITQSGKLAITY, from the coding sequence ATGAAGATGTTAATAACCAACCTTGAAGGACAATGTCTCTTTGATGTTTCAATTGAAACCCAAACAGAAGGACTTATAACATTACACGAAGGTAAACATAAAAAAACAGAACTTGAAGATTATCTCAAAGGCGGTGAAATTAAGATAGAATCTACTGATCCTTGTGAAACTTGTGAAAAAATTGCAGAAATAATTAAAGGTGCAAAAAAGCATGGAAAAGTATTCATTGCATTTGATGGAAAGGGATTAGGTCCACTGCTTAATTTCGTTGCCAACCGCGTCGGTGTAGACGGTATATTTACATGCTACAAAAACAAAGTTGTCAGAATACCAATGCTCACACTTGATCTTTCCGCTACCAAAATTGATATATTGAAAAATTTATTTCAAGAAGATTTAACAGCATTGCAGATTGTAGAAAAGGTTAAAATATCCCGTGCAATGGTCTATAAACATATTAAACAGCTTTTACAATTAGGACTGGTGGAAAGATCACAATTCTACGAAAAATATGCCATTACACAGTCAGGAAAACTAGCAATAACCTATTAA
- a CDS encoding DUF4013 domain-containing protein, with amino-acid sequence MNIGEIISDSIKYPTSDWTKVLILGVIFLISVLILPIFLAYGYMFRIIKATIAGIDELPEFDAIGDMFIDGLKIFVVGIVYAIPVIIIGLIVSLIFGPASATTSTSISAGMFWALIIGNIIYVIIGLIVGLIAIIGIANMAYYDGDLGAAFHFSEILDYISRIGWGKYLAIYIIVALLSFVIYFIAIIVGILLIVVGLVITLPLAFAFISMFGSRAVALLFTEAVIEVPETPTEPEPLE; translated from the coding sequence ATGAATATCGGAGAAATAATATCAGACTCAATTAAGTATCCGACATCTGATTGGACAAAGGTACTTATTTTGGGAGTTATATTTTTAATATCTGTTTTAATTCTACCAATTTTCTTAGCATACGGGTATATGTTTAGAATAATAAAAGCTACAATAGCTGGAATTGACGAATTACCCGAATTCGATGCAATTGGTGATATGTTTATTGATGGACTTAAGATATTTGTTGTTGGTATTGTTTATGCTATTCCTGTGATAATAATAGGATTAATAGTAAGTTTAATTTTTGGACCGGCATCTGCTACAACATCAACCAGTATTTCTGCTGGAATGTTTTGGGCACTAATTATTGGGAACATAATATATGTTATCATTGGACTAATTGTTGGACTAATAGCTATCATTGGTATAGCAAATATGGCATATTATGACGGAGATTTAGGAGCAGCTTTCCATTTCAGTGAAATATTAGATTACATTTCCCGGATTGGTTGGGGTAAATATTTAGCTATTTACATAATAGTGGCTTTACTAAGCTTTGTAATCTACTTCATTGCTATAATTGTGGGAATATTATTAATTGTTGTTGGTCTTGTAATAACATTGCCATTGGCTTTTGCTTTCATTTCAATGTTCGGATCCCGGGCTGTAGCATTGTTATTCACAGAAGCTGTAATTGAAGTACCAGAAACTCCAACAGAACCAGAACCGCTAGAATAA
- a CDS encoding tRNA (guanine(10)-N(2))-dimethyltransferase: MDNKTIHEGKVTIKVPEFEKITAKAPVFYNPAMELNRDLSVVAISVYKESVDHDISVCDVFGGTGIRGIRYAKEIDGVEKAVINDLNPLAVELAKENTKLNELHQVSVCKDDANMILRKCKGKFDVIDIDPFGTPSYYVESAAASLRSGGMICITATDTSALCGTYTEPCIRKYGAIPLKTEYCHENGLRILAGFIARTFSKYKKYIEVKFSHSTEHYMRIYAVIGKGAANTDESLKSLGYIAHCKNCLNRIVFKGLSPVIPGKCPICGGIFNVGGPLWCGEMYNQDFVSSMRDTVNELVLNKENKVIKLLDTCFEESNAPVTHFEIHKVCKNLKTSAPPLIDIMNLLKKEGFFVSRTHFSPTSLKTDANITELKNIIVNLKQAQSTDQI, from the coding sequence ATGGACAACAAAACAATTCATGAAGGCAAAGTTACAATCAAAGTTCCAGAATTTGAAAAAATTACAGCAAAAGCACCAGTATTCTATAACCCTGCCATGGAACTTAATAGAGACCTTTCAGTAGTCGCCATATCTGTTTATAAAGAATCCGTTGATCATGATATTTCAGTTTGCGATGTTTTCGGAGGAACAGGTATAAGAGGTATAAGGTATGCCAAAGAAATTGATGGCGTAGAAAAAGCAGTTATAAATGATTTAAACCCTCTTGCAGTCGAATTGGCAAAAGAAAATACCAAACTTAATGAACTACATCAAGTATCGGTTTGCAAGGATGATGCCAATATGATCCTCAGGAAATGTAAGGGGAAATTTGATGTAATAGACATAGACCCCTTTGGAACACCATCTTACTATGTTGAATCTGCTGCTGCAAGTCTAAGATCAGGAGGAATGATCTGCATAACTGCAACAGATACTTCAGCCCTTTGCGGAACTTACACAGAACCCTGCATCCGTAAATATGGGGCAATACCATTAAAAACAGAATATTGTCATGAAAATGGATTAAGAATACTTGCAGGTTTTATTGCCAGAACCTTTTCCAAATATAAGAAATATATTGAAGTTAAATTCTCTCACAGCACAGAACACTACATGAGGATATACGCTGTAATTGGAAAAGGTGCTGCAAATACAGATGAATCACTGAAATCGTTAGGATACATTGCTCACTGTAAAAACTGTTTAAACAGGATTGTGTTCAAGGGATTGTCTCCAGTAATTCCTGGAAAGTGTCCTATATGTGGTGGTATTTTTAATGTTGGTGGACCTTTATGGTGTGGGGAAATGTATAATCAAGATTTTGTGTCTTCAATGAGAGATACTGTCAATGAATTAGTATTAAACAAAGAAAACAAAGTTATTAAACTTTTGGATACATGTTTTGAAGAATCAAACGCCCCTGTAACTCACTTTGAAATTCATAAGGTTTGTAAAAATTTAAAAACAAGTGCACCTCCCCTTATAGATATTATGAATCTGCTTAAAAAGGAAGGATTTTTTGTTTCAAGAACCCATTTCAGCCCTACATCCTTAAAAACAGATGCAAATATTACTGAGCTTAAGAATATTATAGTTAATTTAAAACAAGCACAGTCAACCGATCAAATTTAA
- a CDS encoding Lrp/AsnC family transcriptional regulator, protein MKNNGEKLQSVKIDETDKKILNLFNEDGRMSYRKISRKLDISIGTVHNRIEKLMNSGVIKKFAPVIDHSKLGYNFTTIIGVRVKGGVLRNWEDKTSYHKNVLCMYDVTGEFDAIIVARFKDTSELDEFVKNLLKEPDVQRTYTQTVLNILKEDLGSSKML, encoded by the coding sequence ATGAAAAACAACGGCGAAAAATTACAATCAGTGAAGATAGACGAAACAGATAAAAAGATACTAAACCTCTTTAACGAAGATGGAAGAATGTCTTACAGAAAAATATCTCGCAAACTAGACATTTCAATTGGTACAGTTCACAACAGAATTGAAAAACTGATGAATTCAGGAGTTATCAAAAAGTTTGCACCAGTAATTGACCACAGTAAACTCGGATATAACTTCACTACCATCATAGGCGTCCGTGTTAAAGGTGGAGTTCTAAGAAATTGGGAAGATAAAACATCTTATCACAAAAACGTGTTATGTATGTACGATGTTACAGGAGAATTCGATGCAATTATTGTTGCAAGATTTAAGGATACTTCTGAGCTAGATGAATTTGTAAAAAATCTTTTAAAAGAACCCGATGTTCAAAGAACATACACACAAACCGTGCTAAATATTCTTAAGGAAGATCTTGGCTCCAGTAAGATGCTCTAA
- a CDS encoding CPBP family intramembrane glutamic endopeptidase, translating into MSKISFLDNAVQGKNTMGSYILTMGITFIGGIFASISLLILIVVLYFLSIGSARYDAQTNILNDPFMMLILIGISYGIFSLLFYLCVRFIHKKHFISLINTGKNIKWRRIIKGAGLWVGIMGFFTILSFIYQGGSLSFKFDFWPFIVLLFLSILIFPLQASFEEIFFRGYLMQAVGLITKKPVIPLIITTLIFGLIHFNNGTDFTMSISIVISALIIGLMLGIIVLGENGLETAMGVHIANNIYVALILNSSNSGLDGLPSLITAQSTDPLSSIPLLILMVGIMIIILFWNKKENLYRIFQ; encoded by the coding sequence ATGTCTAAAATAAGTTTTCTTGATAACGCAGTCCAAGGTAAAAATACAATGGGCAGTTATATTTTAACCATGGGTATAACCTTTATTGGGGGAATTTTTGCTTCTATCAGCTTATTGATTTTGATTGTGGTACTATATTTTTTAAGTATAGGCTCAGCTAGATATGATGCTCAAACGAATATCTTAAATGATCCATTCATGATGCTTATTTTAATTGGTATTAGTTACGGAATATTCTCCCTACTTTTCTATCTCTGTGTACGTTTCATACATAAAAAACATTTTATAAGTCTTATTAATACGGGAAAGAATATAAAATGGAGGAGAATTATTAAAGGTGCAGGTTTATGGGTGGGGATAATGGGTTTTTTCACCATACTATCTTTTATTTATCAGGGTGGCAGTTTATCTTTTAAATTTGATTTTTGGCCTTTTATTGTTCTTTTATTTCTAAGTATCTTGATATTTCCACTACAAGCATCGTTTGAGGAGATATTTTTTAGAGGATACCTAATGCAGGCTGTTGGGTTAATTACAAAGAAACCAGTGATACCTCTAATAATAACTACTTTAATATTCGGCTTAATCCACTTTAACAATGGAACAGACTTTACAATGAGCATTTCAATTGTAATATCTGCACTGATAATAGGATTGATGCTAGGAATAATTGTTCTTGGTGAAAATGGTCTGGAAACTGCTATGGGTGTGCATATTGCAAATAATATATATGTTGCATTAATTTTAAACTCTTCAAATTCTGGTCTTGATGGATTACCTTCATTAATTACAGCACAATCAACTGATCCATTATCTTCAATACCTTTACTAATTCTAATGGTTGGTATAATGATAATAATACTTTTCTGGAATAAAAAAGAGAATTTGTATAGAATATTTCAGTAA
- a CDS encoding DUF4013 domain-containing protein: MDIGDVISDSLRYPSSDWIKVVILGVLFIISFFIIPLFLAMGYMFRVIKASLAGVEELPSFDEWGEMFVDGIKLFLVYLIYSLPALIIGLFSIISLWSSIWSLNYVTQMSGNTFTPEMVVSIFGGTALVGLVVAGIYVLIIYPIMAVAIGNMAYYNGELSAAFRFGEIFSTISLIGWVDLIIWYIVMIIIGIAIGFIGSILGIIPLLGWIIIIFIVYPYSYLFYARAIAWLYSSAFGEEYEA; this comes from the coding sequence ATGGATATAGGGGATGTTATATCTGATTCATTGAGGTATCCCTCTTCGGACTGGATTAAAGTTGTTATTTTAGGTGTATTATTTATAATAAGTTTTTTTATTATTCCACTATTTCTTGCTATGGGTTACATGTTTAGAGTAATAAAGGCTTCTTTAGCTGGTGTTGAAGAGTTACCCTCCTTTGATGAGTGGGGAGAAATGTTTGTTGATGGAATTAAACTGTTTTTAGTTTATCTGATCTATTCGTTGCCTGCATTAATTATTGGATTATTCTCAATTATTTCTTTGTGGTCTTCAATATGGTCTTTAAACTATGTTACACAGATGAGTGGGAATACATTCACGCCGGAAATGGTTGTTAGTATTTTTGGGGGAACAGCACTTGTTGGTCTTGTTGTTGCTGGAATTTATGTGCTGATAATTTATCCGATAATGGCTGTGGCAATTGGGAATATGGCTTATTATAATGGTGAATTGAGTGCTGCCTTTAGATTTGGTGAAATTTTTTCTACAATATCTTTAATTGGATGGGTGGATCTGATAATTTGGTATATTGTTATGATCATCATAGGGATTGCCATAGGATTTATTGGAAGTATTCTCGGTATAATCCCCCTACTTGGATGGATAATAATTATATTCATTGTTTATCCGTATTCTTATCTGTTTTATGCACGGGCAATTGCTTGGTTGTATTCATCTGCATTTGGAGAAGAATATGAAGCTTAA
- a CDS encoding histone deacetylase family protein has product MMALVHSKDYEKHETGIHPENKERLRVIINTLEKEGILNHIPTNKHILKSRNKIDVFRPETASLKDILKVHSESYVKYLKSFCDSGGGYLDPDTVVSKDSYKIAKLAAGGAITASKLVLNGYNSAYSLARPPGHHATRENGMGFCLFNNIAIAIEHLKKYNKIKKFIIFDFDVHYGNGTAEMYLNDPNVLYISIHQDPSTLFPGSGFIEEIGVDEGEGCNMNIPMPPGSSNQDYMYILERILEPVFNDFDAEFQFLEVGFDAHKDDPLSRINLDDEFYPWITSKIMNITNQLVLILEGGYNLSVLSRCNMKMINVLRNELTYEEEIQKIGNEVKVSNETKKIFHNIQDIFSSFYDF; this is encoded by the coding sequence ATGATGGCACTAGTTCATTCCAAAGATTATGAAAAACATGAAACAGGAATCCATCCTGAGAACAAGGAAAGACTTCGAGTTATAATAAATACCCTAGAAAAAGAAGGTATATTAAATCATATCCCCACTAACAAACACATTCTTAAATCTAGAAACAAAATTGATGTTTTTAGACCTGAAACTGCTTCACTTAAAGATATTTTGAAAGTACATTCAGAATCCTATGTTAAATATCTAAAATCTTTCTGTGATTCCGGTGGTGGTTACTTGGATCCAGATACTGTTGTATCAAAAGATAGCTATAAAATAGCTAAACTTGCAGCAGGTGGCGCCATTACCGCTTCAAAATTGGTTTTAAATGGTTATAATAGTGCATATTCACTTGCAAGACCTCCAGGACATCATGCAACCAGAGAAAATGGAATGGGTTTCTGTTTATTTAATAATATTGCAATTGCAATTGAACATCTTAAAAAGTATAATAAAATAAAAAAATTTATAATTTTTGATTTCGATGTCCACTATGGTAACGGAACAGCTGAAATGTATTTAAATGACCCTAATGTTTTATATATATCCATACATCAAGATCCAAGTACGTTATTTCCAGGATCAGGTTTTATCGAAGAAATTGGAGTTGATGAGGGGGAGGGATGTAACATGAACATTCCCATGCCTCCGGGATCTTCAAATCAAGATTATATGTACATATTAGAACGAATTTTGGAACCTGTTTTCAATGATTTTGATGCAGAATTTCAATTCCTTGAAGTTGGTTTTGATGCCCATAAAGATGATCCATTATCAAGGATAAATCTTGATGATGAATTTTATCCTTGGATAACATCAAAGATTATGAATATTACAAATCAACTTGTATTGATTTTAGAGGGCGGTTACAATCTTTCTGTACTTTCAAGATGTAATATGAAAATGATAAATGTATTGAGAAATGAATTAACTTATGAAGAAGAAATTCAGAAAATAGGAAATGAAGTAAAAGTTTCAAATGAAACTAAAAAAATATTTCACAATATTCAAGATATTTTTTCATCATTTTATGATTTTTGA
- a CDS encoding tributyrin esterase — MVNGGINITKTENIISGENLSTRQLNFEIKKAVSQDKKKLLLENPEKKDSIAVGLSKETEVTLKGDVGDFVGALNNGARIEIRGNTGRYVGNNMTSGEILVRGSAEDGVGFGIYEGTIIIYGDAGDAVGQLNKGGTIIIVGDMGNLAGLYMLSGDIVVTGDAGLDTGDWMIGGNIYVGGNFKPGTNALINELSFADKQKLAELFKKYSIKEDIGNFKKIEHQELRPFYGENDGEVDGEDL, encoded by the coding sequence TTGGTTAATGGAGGGATAAATATTACAAAAACAGAGAATATCATATCTGGTGAGAACTTGTCGACTCGACAGTTGAATTTTGAAATAAAAAAAGCCGTTTCTCAGGATAAAAAGAAGTTATTACTTGAAAATCCTGAAAAAAAGGATTCTATAGCTGTAGGGCTGAGTAAAGAAACGGAAGTAACCTTGAAAGGAGATGTTGGAGATTTTGTTGGGGCACTTAACAATGGTGCCAGGATTGAAATCAGAGGAAACACCGGTCGTTACGTGGGAAACAACATGACTTCTGGTGAGATTTTGGTAAGGGGATCGGCTGAGGATGGAGTCGGATTTGGAATATATGAAGGTACAATTATAATTTATGGGGATGCGGGGGATGCTGTTGGCCAGTTAAATAAAGGAGGCACAATTATAATTGTTGGGGATATGGGAAATTTAGCCGGACTCTACATGCTCAGTGGAGATATTGTAGTAACAGGCGATGCCGGACTTGACACCGGGGACTGGATGATAGGGGGAAATATTTATGTCGGTGGAAACTTCAAACCAGGAACCAATGCCCTAATAAATGAATTAAGCTTCGCTGACAAGCAAAAATTGGCAGAATTATTTAAAAAATATAGTATAAAAGAAGATATAGGAAATTTCAAGAAGATAGAGCATCAGGAACTTAGACCATTTTATGGTGAAAATGATGGGGAAGTGGACGGTGAGGATTTATGA
- a CDS encoding DUF2100 domain-containing protein, whose product MILLEKFRLEQAQNLLKDAAKSKTNEERLKNPKEGFINVDQFENIINKLFEAEEFIYTSRPHHKLDQTNAEIFVDKIIEARNGMDKILSNFGVIEKQTVEIDLNKYYNDLLILTTKTSLKKTIAKFGVDPQRIIVAGVPLDPDDMKILNPKIPETALDPINKKIKHVKNDINRKMEQFGLKDIIVIVENDKPGQILGKRAKELYNARLVIKDNLKDISIEEFITIVS is encoded by the coding sequence GTGATTTTATTGGAGAAATTCAGACTTGAACAAGCTCAAAACCTTCTTAAGGATGCAGCTAAATCAAAAACAAATGAAGAAAGGTTAAAAAATCCTAAAGAAGGTTTTATTAACGTAGATCAATTTGAAAATATTATTAACAAACTATTCGAAGCAGAGGAGTTCATATACACAAGCAGACCACATCATAAACTTGATCAAACAAATGCCGAGATATTTGTGGATAAGATCATCGAAGCACGAAATGGAATGGATAAAATACTGTCCAATTTTGGCGTTATAGAAAAACAGACTGTTGAAATAGATTTAAATAAATATTATAACGATTTATTGATTTTAACAACAAAAACTAGTTTAAAAAAAACTATTGCTAAATTTGGTGTTGATCCGCAGAGGATCATTGTTGCAGGTGTGCCGCTTGATCCCGATGATATGAAAATTTTAAACCCTAAAATACCTGAAACAGCATTAGATCCCATAAATAAAAAAATAAAACACGTAAAAAATGATATCAATCGAAAAATGGAACAATTCGGTTTGAAAGATATTATAGTCATCGTAGAAAATGATAAACCTGGTCAAATTTTAGGAAAACGTGCCAAGGAACTTTATAATGCACGTTTGGTAATCAAAGATAATTTAAAGGATATTAGTATCGAAGAATTCATTACAATAGTTTCATAA
- a CDS encoding DegT/DnrJ/EryC1/StrS family aminotransferase gives MIPIAKPIIADDEIDEVVKVLRSGFIAQGPKVAEFEEKFAEYLGVKHAVAVSSGTTALHLALLAAGIGPNDEVITTPFTFAATGNSVLHVGAKPVFIDIDNKTYNLNPENIENAITDKTKAVMPVHLYGQPAEMDTIKQIAEDHDLIVIEDAAQAHGAVYKGKKAGSLGDMGCFSFYPTKNMTTSEGGIITTENEEMAEKARVLRSHGESERYTHVVLGYNFRMTDIAAAIGIVQLKKLDKFNEKRIANAKYLTERIDKINGITAPFVSADVKHVYHQYTIRVGKSRRNELMEFLNSRGIGTGIHYPKPIYKQKLYKELGFSASCPEAEAASSEVLSLPVHPSLEKNDLEKIVSVLNEASKQINLF, from the coding sequence ATGATACCAATTGCTAAACCAATTATAGCTGATGATGAAATAGATGAAGTAGTAAAAGTATTAAGATCGGGATTCATTGCACAGGGTCCTAAAGTAGCAGAATTTGAAGAAAAATTTGCAGAATATCTGGGAGTTAAGCATGCTGTTGCAGTTAGTTCTGGAACAACTGCATTACATCTTGCACTTCTTGCTGCAGGTATTGGTCCGAATGATGAAGTGATAACAACCCCATTCACCTTTGCTGCAACAGGAAATTCTGTGTTACATGTGGGTGCAAAACCTGTTTTTATTGATATTGACAATAAAACTTATAATTTAAACCCAGAAAACATAGAAAATGCAATAACAGATAAAACTAAAGCTGTGATGCCTGTTCATCTCTATGGACAACCTGCAGAAATGGATACTATTAAACAAATTGCAGAAGATCATGATCTAATTGTTATTGAAGACGCAGCACAAGCCCATGGTGCTGTTTACAAAGGGAAAAAAGCAGGTTCTCTTGGAGATATGGGATGTTTCAGTTTTTATCCTACTAAAAATATGACAACCAGTGAAGGCGGAATCATAACTACAGAAAATGAAGAGATGGCTGAAAAAGCACGTGTATTAAGGTCTCATGGTGAAAGTGAACGCTACACTCATGTTGTGTTAGGATATAACTTCAGAATGACCGATATTGCTGCTGCAATAGGAATTGTCCAACTTAAAAAGCTCGATAAGTTTAATGAGAAGAGAATAGCGAATGCAAAATACCTAACAGAACGAATTGATAAAATAAATGGTATTACTGCCCCATTTGTATCTGCTGATGTGAAACATGTCTACCATCAGTATACTATTAGAGTTGGAAAATCCAGAAGAAACGAATTAATGGAATTCTTAAATAGTAGAGGTATTGGAACAGGAATACATTATCCTAAGCCAATTTATAAACAGAAATTATATAAAGAACTTGGTTTCAGTGCATCATGTCCAGAAGCGGAGGCAGCATCATCAGAAGTTCTTTCCCTACCAGTTCACCCATCACTAGAAAAAAATGATTTGGAAAAAATTGTTTCTGTGCTCAATGAAGCATCAAAGCAAATTAACTTATTTTAA